The following proteins come from a genomic window of Cronobacter sakazakii:
- the silA gene encoding Cu(+)/Ag(+) efflux RND transporter permease subunit SilA — protein sequence MIEWIIRRSVANRFLVMMGALFLSIWGTWTIINTPVDALPDLSDVQVIIKTSYPGQAPQIVENQVTYPLTTTMLSVPGAKTVRGFSQFGDSYVYVIFEDGTDLYWARSRVLEYLNQVQGKLPAGVSSEIGPDATGVGWIFEYALVDRNGKHDLSELRSLQDWFLKFELKTIPNVAEVASVGGVVKQYQIQVNPVKLSQYGISLPEVKQALESSNQEAGGSSVEMAEAEYMVRASGYLQSIDDFNNIVLKTGENGVPVYLRDVARVQTGPEMRRGIAELNGQGEVAGGVVILRSGKNARDVITAVRDKLETLKASLPEGVEIVTTYDRSQLIDRAIDNLSSKLLEEFIVVAIVCALFLWHVRSALVAIISLPLGLCIAFIVMHFQGLNANIMSLGGIAIAVGAMVDAAIVMIENAHKRLEEWDHQHPGEQIDNATRWKVITDASVEVGPALFISLLIITLSFIPIFTLEGQEGRLFGPLAFTKTYSMAGAAALAIIVIPILMGFWIRGKIPAETSNPLNRVLIKAYHPLLLRVLHWPKTTLLVAALSIFTVIWPLSQVGGEFLPKINEGDLLYMPSTLPGVSPAEAAALLQTTDKLIKSVPEVASVFGKTGKAETATDSAPLEMVETTIQLKPEDQWRPGMTIDKIIDELDRTVRLPGLANLWVPPIRNRIDMLSTGIKSPIGIKVSGTVLSDIDATAQSIEAVAKTVPGVVSVLAERLEGGRYIDIDINREKASRYGMTVGDVQLFVSSAIGGAMVGETVEGVARYPINIRYPQDYRNSPQALKQMPILTPMKQQITLGDVADINVVSGPTMLKTENARPASWIYVDARGRDMVSVVNDIKTAISEKVKLRPGTSVAFSGQFELLEHANKKLKLMVPMTVMIIFILLYLAFRRVDEALLILMSLPFALVGGIWFLYWQGFHMSVATGTGFIALAGVAAEFGVVMLMYLRHAIEAHPELSRKETFTPEGLDEALYHGAVLRVRPKAMTVAVIIAGLLPILWGTGAGSEVMSRIAAPMIGGMITAPLLSLFIIPAAYKLIWLRRHKKSVS from the coding sequence ATCCGGCGCTCTGTCGCCAACCGTTTCCTGGTCATGATGGGCGCACTGTTTCTCAGCATCTGGGGCACATGGACGATAATTAACACGCCGGTCGATGCGCTGCCTGACCTGTCAGATGTGCAGGTCATTATTAAAACCAGCTATCCCGGACAGGCCCCGCAGATTGTAGAAAACCAGGTCACCTATCCGCTTACCACCACCATGCTGTCCGTACCTGGCGCAAAAACCGTGCGTGGCTTTTCACAGTTCGGTGATTCGTATGTGTATGTCATTTTTGAAGACGGCACCGATCTGTACTGGGCCCGTTCGCGCGTGCTGGAATACCTGAATCAGGTTCAGGGCAAACTGCCTGCGGGTGTGAGCTCTGAAATCGGCCCGGACGCCACGGGAGTGGGCTGGATATTTGAATATGCCCTTGTCGATCGCAACGGAAAACACGACCTTTCAGAACTGCGCTCTCTGCAGGACTGGTTCCTGAAATTTGAGCTGAAAACCATCCCGAACGTGGCTGAGGTCGCTTCGGTTGGCGGCGTGGTGAAACAGTACCAGATTCAGGTCAATCCGGTAAAACTGTCCCAGTACGGTATCAGCCTGCCCGAAGTGAAACAGGCACTTGAATCGTCTAACCAGGAGGCCGGTGGCTCATCCGTTGAAATGGCCGAAGCGGAGTATATGGTCCGTGCCAGCGGTTATCTTCAGAGCATTGATGATTTTAATAACATCGTCCTGAAAACAGGTGAGAACGGCGTGCCGGTTTATCTGCGGGATGTTGCCCGCGTGCAGACCGGGCCCGAAATGAGGCGTGGTATTGCCGAGCTGAACGGCCAGGGAGAAGTCGCTGGCGGCGTGGTGATCCTGCGGTCGGGTAAAAATGCGCGCGACGTTATCACGGCAGTGAGGGATAAACTGGAGACGCTGAAGGCCAGCCTGCCGGAAGGCGTTGAAATCGTGACCACCTACGATCGCAGCCAGTTAATCGACCGGGCGATTGATAACCTCAGTTCCAAACTTCTGGAAGAGTTTATCGTGGTGGCCATCGTCTGTGCTCTGTTCCTGTGGCACGTACGTTCTGCCCTGGTGGCGATTATCTCTCTGCCGCTTGGCCTGTGTATCGCCTTTATCGTCATGCACTTCCAGGGACTGAACGCCAATATCATGTCGCTGGGAGGGATAGCGATTGCCGTCGGTGCGATGGTGGATGCCGCCATTGTGATGATTGAAAATGCGCACAAACGGCTTGAGGAGTGGGATCATCAGCATCCGGGTGAGCAGATTGACAACGCCACCCGCTGGAAGGTGATTACCGACGCCTCCGTGGAAGTGGGACCCGCGTTGTTCATTAGCCTGCTGATCATCACCCTGTCCTTTATTCCTATCTTTACCCTGGAAGGGCAGGAAGGTCGTCTGTTTGGCCCGCTGGCATTCACGAAAACGTACTCCATGGCGGGAGCGGCCGCACTGGCCATCATCGTCATTCCTATTCTGATGGGATTCTGGATCCGGGGGAAAATTCCTGCCGAGACAAGTAACCCCCTGAACCGGGTGCTGATCAAAGCGTATCATCCTTTGCTGCTGCGGGTCCTCCACTGGCCAAAAACAACTCTGCTGGTTGCGGCCTTGTCCATTTTCACGGTTATCTGGCCACTGAGTCAGGTGGGCGGTGAATTTCTGCCGAAGATTAACGAGGGCGATCTGCTGTATATGCCGTCGACCTTGCCTGGCGTCTCTCCGGCAGAAGCTGCAGCGCTCCTGCAGACAACAGACAAGTTAATCAAAAGCGTTCCTGAAGTGGCTTCTGTATTTGGCAAGACCGGTAAAGCAGAGACCGCAACGGATTCCGCGCCGCTCGAAATGGTGGAAACCACGATCCAGCTCAAACCTGAGGATCAGTGGCGTCCCGGCATGACAATTGACAAGATTATTGATGAACTCGACAGGACAGTCCGTTTACCGGGTCTGGCAAACCTCTGGGTGCCGCCTATCCGTAACCGTATTGATATGCTCTCAACCGGGATCAAAAGCCCGATAGGTATCAAAGTGTCCGGGACTGTTCTGTCCGATATCGACGCGACGGCGCAGAGTATCGAGGCGGTAGCCAAAACCGTGCCTGGCGTGGTGTCTGTCCTGGCTGAGCGACTTGAGGGCGGGCGCTACATCGATATCGATATCAACCGGGAGAAAGCCTCCCGCTACGGGATGACGGTAGGTGATGTCCAGCTGTTCGTCTCTTCAGCAATCGGAGGTGCTATGGTGGGTGAGACGGTTGAAGGGGTGGCCCGGTACCCTATTAACATTCGCTACCCGCAGGATTACCGGAACAGTCCGCAGGCGCTGAAACAGATGCCGATCCTGACCCCGATGAAGCAGCAGATCACGCTGGGCGATGTCGCGGATATTAACGTCGTTTCTGGACCAACCATGCTGAAAACCGAAAATGCCCGGCCAGCCAGCTGGATTTATGTTGATGCCCGCGGCAGGGACATGGTGTCGGTGGTTAACGACATTAAGACGGCCATCAGCGAGAAAGTGAAACTGAGACCGGGAACCAGTGTGGCATTCTCCGGACAGTTTGAACTGCTTGAGCATGCCAACAAGAAACTGAAGCTGATGGTGCCGATGACGGTGATGATCATTTTCATCCTGTTGTATCTGGCATTCCGCCGGGTTGACGAAGCCCTGCTGATCCTGATGAGCCTGCCGTTCGCCCTGGTTGGCGGAATATGGTTCCTGTACTGGCAGGGCTTCCATATGTCAGTGGCGACCGGAACCGGGTTTATCGCCCTGGCCGGGGTGGCAGCAGAGTTTGGCGTGGTCATGCTGATGTATCTGCGTCATGCCATTGAAGCGCACCCGGAATTGTCCCGTAAAGAGACGTTCACACCGGAAGGTCTTGATGAAGCCCTCTATCATGGTGCCGTACTGCGTGTCCGGCCGAAAGCCATGACCGTGGCGGTGATCATTGCGGGTCTGCTGCCAATACTCTGGGGAACCGGCGCAGGTTCAGAAGTCATGAGCCGTATTGCTGCGCCAATGATTGGTGGGATGATCACGGCTCCGCTGCTGTCCCTGTTCATTATTCCTGCCGCCTACAAATTAATCTGGCTGCGCAGACATAAAAAAAGCGTGTCATAA